In Sorghum bicolor cultivar BTx623 chromosome 10, Sorghum_bicolor_NCBIv3, whole genome shotgun sequence, one genomic interval encodes:
- the LOC110431191 gene encoding uncharacterized protein LOC110431191: MDAIAATGTVARATLAARPHAHEHGHGGDRPGSASPHKDAGVPRPPARLLAGLERDWGDDGPRDGGGGVNCPRRCTPADASSAAPPLTEVKQEVSAPSSSALKKKRLPWAASPPHFTPTRGAAKKLEVRKEKNSTAPAPVGTSSRTLAPPVEKCIHSTVGNENSYRPCLHTTYTCAETLENKPEDENKPEDEDGDHLTPLSTGSNVGRSSGSARCTGSYPNEKSMSPEEVTSIDKRIKELLEIMQSSWESRQEFLHRKQKKLESRIEQVQQMARACGASEQTDLWPYVMDIACSKSATKFFMASDPAGRLKLVKHYAEFEDFGGSQPRGIRRKPLLKRDAELDEVVSEDEWEDQFFKLVLDKINNAVGFSHGTSCREVPPGGPVRLPYSKGKQVSSSRPPKRSKSTS, from the exons ATGGACGCGATAGCGGCGACGGGGACCGTGGCGAGGGCGACCCTGGCCGCACGACCGCACGCCCACGAGCATGGACACGGCGGCGACCGCCCTGGCAGCGCATCCCCGCACAAGGACGCGGGCGTGCCTCGTCCGCCGGCGAGGCTACTCGCAGGGCTGGAGAGGGACTGGGGGG ATGACGGGCCCAGAGACGGTGGGGGGGGGGTGAACTGCCCACGCAGATGTACCCCTGCCGATGCGTCCTCGGCCGCGCCCCCATTGACGGAGGTGAAGCAGGAGGTGTCGGCGCCCTCTTCTTCAGCATTGAAGAAGAAACGCCTTCCCTGGGCAGCGTCACCGCCCCACTTCACGCCAACGAGGGGCGCGGCGAAGAAGCTTGAGGTgaggaaggagaagaattcGACAGCGCCGGCGCCAGTAGGGACCTCTTCCAGGACGTTGGCGCCACCAGTGGAGAAGTGCATCCACTCCACCGTGGGCAACGAGAACAGCTACCGTCCATGCCTCCACACAACATATACCTGCGCCGAAACCTTGGAG AACAAGCCAGAAGATGAGAACAAGCCAGAAGATGAGGATGGTGACCACCTAACCCCGCTCAGCACTGGGAGCAATGTCGGTAGGAGCAGCGGCAGCGCACGCTGCACTGGATCCTACCCGAACGAGAAGTCAATGAGCCCAGAAGAAGTTACGTCCATTGACAAGAGAATAAAAGAACTTCTGGAGATTATGCAGAGCAGCTGGGAATCTAGGCAGGAATTTCTCCATCGTAAGCAGAAGAAACTGGAAAGCAGGATTGAGCAAGTGCAGCAGATGGCTAGGGCGTGTGGTGCAAGTGAACAAACCGATTTGTGGCCATATGTGATGGATATCGCCTGTTCCAAAAGTGCGACCAAGTTCTTCATGGCGTCCGACCCGGCTGGAAGGTTGAAACTCGTTAAGCACTATGCCGAGTTCGAGGATTTTGGTGGATCACAGCCACGTGGCATCCGACGCAAACCACTCCTAAAG AGGGATGCAGAACTTGATGAGGTTGTTTCTGAAGATGAATGGGAGGACCAATTTTTTAAACTGGTCCTAGATAAAATTAACAATGCAGTTGGTTTCAGCCACG GTACTTCATGTAGGGAAGTACCACCTGGTGGACCGGTCCGGTTACCTTACTCAAAAGGGAAGCAAGTATCATCTTCAAGACCTCCAAAACGCAGCAAAAGCACATCGTAG
- the LOC8083293 gene encoding uncharacterized protein LOC8083293, with protein MSAERPVPRRESPWGLPEGDTRQPKAHRCNDRAEDVVQACFEGNPFKTVPGPFKLFWQCMRSKPGEEPTEPYTYLQLDPPRRVEVNLEQTASES; from the exons ATGAGCGCGGAGAGGCCCGTGCCGCGCCGGGAGAGCCCGTGGGGTCTGCCCGAGGGCGACACGCGGCAGCCCAAGGCACACCGCTGCAACGACCGCGCCGAGGACGTCGTCCAG GCTTGCTTTGAAGGGAACCCATTCAAGACAGTTCCAGGTCCATTCAAGCTCTTCTGGCAATGCATGCGATCTAAACCTGG GGAGGAACCAACCGAGCCCTATACCTACCTGCAGCTAGATCCTCCGAGAAGAGTGGAAGTGAATCTGGAGCAAACAGCTTCTGAATCTTGA
- the LOC8083294 gene encoding 40S ribosomal protein S14 — MKVKADRDESSPYAAMLAAQDVAQGCKELGITALHIKLRATGGNKTKTPGPGAQSALRALSGMKIGRIEDVTPVPSDSTRRRGGRRGRRLWSSLLHAICYPLAVAMKKLPSGVMLLSLCLSRGAFNFALY; from the exons ATGAAGGTCAAGGCTGATCGTGATGAGTCGTCACCTTATGCTGCTATGCTTGCTGCTCAAGACGTTGCACAGGGTTGCAAG GAGCTTGGTATTACTGCACTGCACATTAAGCTTCGTGCCACTGGAGGCAACAAGACCAAGACCCCAGGACCTGGTGCTCAGTCTGCTCTCAGGGCTCTTTCTGGGATGAAAATTGGACGCATTG AGGACGTTACCCCGGTGCCCTCTGACAGCACTCGCAGAAGGGGTGGTAGGAGGGGAAGGAGGCTGTGGTCGTCTCTCCTGCATGCTATTTGCTATCCCTTGGCTGTGGCCATGAAGAAGCTCCCCTCTGGGGTAATGTTGCTGTCTCTATGCTTGTCAAGAGGAGCTT